CGTGAACCAGAGGGCATAGGTAATGAGATAGGTGAGGATGTAATAGGGCACTGGTTTGTAGGTACGACGGTCGATCATTGTGTCTCCCAACTGGTGTTTGTTTACGTTTAGGTTATGGGCTTTTGCCTCCTGTTCAGGGGGCGGGGTTATCCTCTCCCGAAGCGCCAGGCAATGCCGACCCCTGCCGAAAGATAGCGCAAATCGGCGTCGACAACAGTATTGTCGATATCAATTTCCCGGGACAGGGACCGGTATCGAAGGCCCGGGGTCAACCGGAGGTGGTCGGTAATATCGAATGCAAGCCCGGCCCCGGCCTGCCAGCCCAGACCATGGGGTGAACTGTCGACTATCTCGCCCTCACTGTCTTCCGTTTCGATATGATTGTACAAAATCCCGGCCCGTACATAATACTTCAGCATGGAACGGCCGAAAGGATACATGGCCTGCACCCCCAGAACATACCCGGTCTCTTCAAACCGGACGTCGGGACCGGCAAAGGACTGATCGGCCGTCACCCGGTTCCATCCCCATCCGGCATAGGCACAAAAAGAACCGATAAATCGATATGCCACCGTGCCTTCAAAACCAAATCCCGGCGTGAGATCGGCGTCACCAAGCTCCTTGACCGGAAATGATCCTCCCGGGCGCAATTCCAGACTCCATCGGTTCTGGGCCCCGGCCGAAAAGGTGAAGATTACAATCGCCAT
This sequence is a window from Chitinivibrionales bacterium. Protein-coding genes within it:
- a CDS encoding outer membrane beta-barrel protein, producing MNIDVTTTCHVGHGDCKDRERESIVLFYLHTTNQEVSVIRRFITFICMAIVIFTFSAGAQNRWSLELRPGGSFPVKELGDADLTPGFGFEGTVAYRFIGSFCAYAGWGWNRVTADQSFAGPDVRFEETGYVLGVQAMYPFGRSMLKYYVRAGILYNHIETEDSEGEIVDSSPHGLGWQAGAGLAFDITDHLRLTPGLRYRSLSREIDIDNTVVDADLRYLSAGVGIAWRFGRG